One Primulina tabacum isolate GXHZ01 chromosome 10, ASM2559414v2, whole genome shotgun sequence DNA segment encodes these proteins:
- the LOC142505613 gene encoding uncharacterized protein LOC142505613: protein MSVLGDRCFNIPKLLSEDLLCHAGISPAKIKLKENAGTRVMNALFLRELSKKKAEGSSSAPQKSLFPAVATGTKGDCSVTEKKKIDSCSTTAKRPASSPTAVKKKKTGSSSSAPKRASSPPPRAKSPRPSGKQNASTDPSPSVPHSGKRKISEISVVSVSSPERSGSDEEPPPASGVHPLYTSDTAIVGRGPTQLAQKIMYQLPSEADAAFINSLGWSDLTRRTCSSITEGMMYIGELVERANATRSTACQDLREGMS from the exons ATGAGTGTACTAGGAGATCGATGCTTTAACATTCCCAAACTTCTATCAGAAGATCTCCTATGTCACGCCGGGATAAGTCCCGCGAAAATTAAGCTAAAGGAGAATGCTG GTACTAGAGTCATGAACGCTCTATTTCTCCGTGAGCTTTCCAAGAAGAAGGCCGAGGGTTCCTCATCAGCACCCCAGAAGTCACTTTTTCCGGCAGTCGCGACGGGCACAAAGGGAGATTGTTCTGTTactgagaaaaagaaaatagatTCCTGCTCTACCACTGCGAAGAGGCCTGCTAGCTCCCCTACTGccgtgaagaagaagaagacaggctcctcctcctccgccCCAAAGCGAGCCTCCTCTCCCCCTCCTCGTGCCAAGTCTCCTCGTCCGTCTGGCAAGCAAAATGCATCCACTGATCCTAGCCCGTCAGTCCCGCATTCTGGTAAGCGCAAGATTTCTGAGATCTCAGTCGTGTCGGTCTCTTCTCCAGAAAGGTCAGGGTCGGATGAGGAGCCTCCCCCTGCATCAGGGGTACATCCTCTATACACATCAGATACAGCCATTGTGGGGCGGGGTCCTACTCAGCTAGCTCAGAAGATAATGTATCAGCTTCCTTCCGAAGCGGATGCAGCGTTCATTAATTCACTGGGGTGGTCTGACCTCACTCGCCGGACATGCAGCAGCATCACTGAG GGCATGATGTACATAGGGGAGTTGGTGGAGCGTGCCAACGCCACTCGATCTACTGCCTGCCAAGACTTGCGCGAGGGCATGTCGTGA
- the LOC142505952 gene encoding protein FAR1-RELATED SEQUENCE 5-like: protein MVNAGISVSNAVSFMENEACEPQNLGFIRKDAYDHMSRLKKHTKVENGDATALIQYFINKANKDNYFYWNVQLDDDDRVMNFFFRNYRCEVDYEYFGDVLSIDTTYRTNKYNLILCAPFFGMNHHMQNVLFGLAFMSDETQNSFECLFATFLDSMNGRQPQTIVSDQCQAMMNAIETIFPLSHHRLCQWHINQNAPSHFGSLNGDSAFKGLWYKCMNHCDSEDEFESTWKYMIETYDLDGHKWLNDKYKLKKRWSTAFMNGRFSAGLLATSRS, encoded by the coding sequence ATGGTAAATGCTGGAATATCCGTCTCTAATGCTGTTTCTTTTATGGAAAATGAAGCATGTGAGCCACAAAATTTAGGTTTTATTAGAAAGGATGCATATGACCATATGAGTCGGTTGAAAAAACATACCAAAGTTGAGAATGGAGATGCCACTGCACTAattcaatattttataaataaggcTAATAAGGATAATTATTTTTACTGGAATGTTCAATTGGATGATGATGATAGGGTGATGAACTTTTTCTTTAGGAACTATAGATGCGAGGTTGATTATGAATATTTTGGTGATGTCCTGTCGATTGATACAACATATAGAACAAATaagtataatttaatattatgtgcTCCATTTTTTGGTATGAATCACCATATGCAGAATGTATTGTTTGGCTTGGCCTTTATGTCAGATGAAACTCAAAATTCTTTTGAATGCTTGTTTGCAACATTTCTTGATTCTATGAATGGACGACAACCACAAACTATCGTTTCAGACCAATGTCAAGCCATGATGAATGCTATAGAAACAATTTTTCCACTTTCACATCATCGTTTATGTCAATGGCATATAAATCAAAATGCTCCTTCACATTTTGGGAGTTTAAATGGTGATTCTGCTTTTAAAGGATTGTGGTATAAATGCATGAATCATTGTGATTCTGAAGATGAATTTGAGAGCACATGGAAATATATGATTGAAACATATGATTTGGATGGTCATAAATGGTTGAATGATAAGTACAAGCTTAAGAAGAGATGGTCTACTGCTTTTATGAATGGAAGGTTTAGTGCGGGACTTTTGGCTACTTCGAGAAGTTAA